A region from the uncultured Draconibacterium sp. genome encodes:
- the folK gene encoding 2-amino-4-hydroxy-6-hydroxymethyldihydropteridine diphosphokinase, which produces MNKVFLGIGGNIGNKEKNFNHAYTLIELKLGKIVQKSSVYETPPWGFQAEHAFWNQVIVIETKLEAEELLWRIHEIEADFGRKRGIERYSSREMDIDILYFNDEFMESKSLIIPHPKIHERRFVLVPLVEIAPKLKHPLRRLTSIEMLESCRDDSIIKKIQDKP; this is translated from the coding sequence ATGAACAAGGTATTTCTTGGCATAGGTGGAAATATTGGCAATAAGGAGAAAAATTTTAACCATGCTTACACATTAATAGAACTAAAGCTTGGTAAAATAGTTCAGAAATCGTCGGTTTATGAGACTCCACCCTGGGGTTTTCAGGCCGAACATGCCTTTTGGAACCAGGTAATTGTTATTGAAACAAAGCTTGAGGCAGAGGAGCTGCTTTGGCGAATTCATGAGATTGAAGCCGATTTTGGCCGAAAAAGAGGAATTGAACGCTATTCATCGCGCGAAATGGATATTGACATCCTGTATTTCAACGATGAGTTTATGGAATCAAAATCGTTAATTATACCTCATCCAAAAATTCATGAACGTCGTTTTGTTTTGGTTCCTTTGGTTGAAATTGCTCCGAAGTTAAAGCATCCCTTGCGGCGTTTAACCAGTATCGAAATGCTGGAATCGTGCAGAGATGACTCCATCATTAAAAAAATTCAGGATAAACCATAA
- the sppA gene encoding signal peptide peptidase SppA produces the protein MKEFFKYVLATIVGVLALSLIGTFLMFIVIGAIVASSEKDVTVAEQSMLVIDLSQSIVDRAPNDPFEDLELPGIFSSVKTIGLDNISKSLEKAVDDDRIKGIYLKLSTTNGGMASVEEIRNALIAFKDSCDKPIYACADQMILDQKGYYVATVADQIVLHPEVSLDFRGLSGELTFFKNALDKLGVEMQIIRGPNNKFKAAVEPFMLDKMSQENREQRLVYMNSLWNHMLKGIAEARGISVEDLNALADEVQTFKKAAAMVENGLIDAVKYRDEVLDDMREITGIEGTEGVPIVDVKAYAKAPVKGKTKKYSRNKIAVIYASGEIGAALSAGEGINGDKLGKEIRKVRQDSAYKAIVLRVNSPGGAVFDSETIWREVKLAAEEKTLVVSFGDVAASGGYYISCPADKIVASPNTITGSIGIFGQIPNFGELMNDKLGITTDAVGTNEHSSFISLSRPMTPYEKQRMTQYISIGYDTFLSHVADGRGMTKEQVDNIGQGRVWSGENAMEIGLVDEFGGLEDAIELAAEMEGLEDYRTIALPELPNPFEEMFKLGGNAKARILKGELGDKYRYYEYMKKAAGMNGIYARMPYDIYLN, from the coding sequence ATGAAAGAATTCTTCAAATACGTATTAGCGACCATTGTTGGTGTTTTGGCCTTGTCGCTTATTGGTACTTTTCTAATGTTTATTGTTATCGGAGCAATTGTTGCCTCTTCAGAAAAAGACGTAACTGTTGCCGAACAATCAATGCTTGTAATTGATTTAAGTCAGAGTATTGTTGATCGTGCCCCTAATGATCCATTTGAAGACTTGGAGCTTCCGGGAATTTTTAGTTCAGTTAAAACCATTGGGCTCGATAATATTAGCAAATCGTTGGAGAAAGCTGTTGATGATGACCGGATTAAAGGCATTTACCTGAAATTGTCGACAACAAACGGAGGAATGGCATCGGTTGAGGAAATTCGAAATGCACTAATTGCTTTTAAAGACAGCTGCGACAAACCCATTTATGCCTGTGCCGACCAAATGATACTCGACCAGAAAGGTTATTATGTAGCCACAGTGGCCGATCAGATTGTTCTGCATCCTGAAGTATCACTCGATTTTCGCGGATTGAGTGGTGAACTAACTTTCTTTAAAAATGCATTAGATAAACTGGGTGTTGAAATGCAGATAATTCGTGGCCCAAACAATAAGTTTAAAGCAGCAGTAGAGCCTTTTATGCTTGATAAAATGAGCCAGGAAAACCGCGAACAGCGTTTGGTGTATATGAATAGTTTATGGAATCATATGCTAAAAGGAATAGCCGAAGCACGGGGTATTTCGGTAGAGGATTTAAATGCTTTGGCCGACGAAGTACAGACCTTTAAAAAAGCTGCAGCAATGGTTGAAAATGGTTTGATTGACGCTGTCAAATACCGCGATGAAGTGCTGGACGATATGCGCGAAATTACAGGAATAGAAGGCACTGAAGGAGTGCCCATTGTTGATGTAAAAGCTTATGCAAAGGCTCCGGTTAAAGGAAAAACAAAAAAATACAGCCGTAATAAAATTGCCGTTATTTATGCCAGTGGCGAAATAGGAGCTGCACTTAGTGCCGGAGAAGGAATTAACGGCGATAAACTCGGAAAAGAGATTCGGAAAGTTCGTCAGGACAGTGCCTATAAAGCTATTGTTTTGCGTGTTAATTCGCCTGGAGGCGCAGTTTTTGATTCGGAAACAATTTGGCGCGAGGTAAAACTGGCTGCCGAAGAAAAAACTTTGGTGGTTTCGTTTGGCGATGTAGCAGCATCAGGTGGTTATTATATTTCGTGTCCGGCTGATAAAATCGTTGCCAGTCCAAATACAATAACCGGATCGATTGGAATTTTTGGTCAGATTCCAAACTTTGGCGAATTAATGAACGATAAGCTTGGTATTACAACCGATGCCGTTGGCACTAACGAACATTCGAGCTTTATTTCTTTGTCGCGCCCCATGACTCCCTACGAGAAACAACGCATGACCCAATATATTTCAATTGGTTACGATACCTTCCTGTCGCATGTGGCCGATGGCCGCGGAATGACAAAAGAACAGGTTGACAACATTGGGCAGGGCCGCGTGTGGAGTGGCGAAAATGCCATGGAGATAGGCCTTGTTGATGAATTTGGCGGCTTGGAAGATGCCATTGAGCTTGCTGCCGAAATGGAAGGCCTTGAGGATTACCGTACCATCGCACTGCCCGAATTGCCAAATCCTTTTGAAGAAATGTTTAAGCTCGGCGGTAACGCAAAAGCACGCATTTTAAAGGGCGAACTTGGCGACAAATACCGCTATTACGAATACATGAAAAAAGCAGCCGGGATGAATGGAATATATGCTCGCATGCCTTACGATATTTATCTGAATTAA
- the lpxK gene encoding tetraacyldisaccharide 4'-kinase — protein sequence MAKIFLYPLSWLYGFVVFLRNRAYDLKIVKSKEFDVPVISIGNITVGGTGKTPHVEYLVYLLKDTYEVATLSRGYKRKTKGFRWVEKQSTALEVGDEPLQIKNKFPDVTVSVCEDRVKGVEKLLEPAEGKTPDVVLLDDAFQHRRITPGINILLIDYNRQIKNDTLLPAGRLREGVYQMRRANIILFTKCPEEVTPIMRRILQNDVNLLPYQKLYFTRLVYGTLQPIFNAPELDEASYRNVSCHMLVVTGIASPKQMHSFIKKMGTQMETLTFSDHHAYTTNDIVEIEKRFQAINSEKKIIVTTEKDAMRFKDIEEISDALKAAMYYLPVKVDFLEEEKKSFNKKILNYVGENKSNRELHKRKNSGKS from the coding sequence ATGGCGAAAATTTTCCTTTACCCGCTTTCCTGGCTGTATGGTTTTGTTGTTTTTTTACGAAACAGAGCCTACGATTTAAAAATAGTTAAGTCGAAAGAATTTGATGTTCCTGTTATTTCAATCGGTAATATTACCGTTGGCGGAACTGGCAAAACTCCTCATGTGGAATACCTGGTATACCTGCTAAAAGATACCTACGAAGTGGCTACTTTAAGCAGGGGGTATAAACGAAAAACAAAAGGGTTTCGTTGGGTTGAAAAGCAATCTACCGCCCTTGAAGTTGGCGATGAACCTTTGCAGATTAAAAATAAATTTCCAGACGTAACAGTGTCGGTATGCGAAGATCGGGTAAAAGGGGTGGAAAAATTACTCGAACCTGCCGAAGGAAAAACACCCGATGTGGTATTGCTCGACGACGCCTTTCAGCACCGGAGAATAACACCGGGAATAAATATTTTGTTGATTGATTACAACCGGCAAATAAAAAATGATACCCTATTGCCTGCCGGCCGCTTACGCGAAGGTGTATACCAAATGCGACGTGCAAATATTATTTTATTTACAAAATGCCCCGAAGAGGTTACGCCAATAATGCGCCGTATTTTGCAAAACGATGTAAATTTGCTGCCCTACCAGAAATTGTATTTTACCCGGCTGGTATACGGAACCTTGCAGCCCATTTTTAATGCGCCTGAATTGGATGAGGCCAGTTACAGAAATGTAAGCTGCCACATGTTGGTAGTAACCGGAATTGCATCGCCAAAACAAATGCACTCGTTTATTAAAAAAATGGGCACACAAATGGAAACGCTTACATTTTCTGACCACCATGCCTATACAACCAACGATATTGTTGAAATTGAAAAACGATTTCAGGCAATAAACTCAGAAAAAAAGATAATTGTTACAACCGAAAAGGATGCCATGCGTTTTAAAGACATCGAGGAAATAAGCGATGCCTTAAAAGCTGCCATGTACTACCTGCCGGTAAAAGTTGATTTCCTTGAAGAAGAAAAAAAATCGTTTAATAAGAAGATATTGAATTATGTTGGAGAAAATAAAAGCAACCGCGAGCTTCATAAAAGAAAGAATTCAGGCAAGTCCTGA
- a CDS encoding purine-nucleoside phosphorylase produces MLEKIKATASFIKERIQASPEIGIILGTGLGGLVNEIEIIDSIPYTDIPNFPVSTVDGHAGRLIYGKLGNKEVLAMQGRFHYYEGYDMKEVTFPVRVMKFVGVKNLFVSNASGGLNPDWQVGAIVLLTDHINFFPDHPLRGKNQEELGPRFPDMSKAYSQRLRNKAKLIALQNGIDVKEGVYVGVSGPTFETPAEYKMFRILGGDIVGMSTVPEVIVARHMDMRVFGISIVTDSGVPGEIVEISHEEVQEVAMKAEPNMTLIMKELIQSIE; encoded by the coding sequence ATGTTGGAGAAAATAAAAGCAACCGCGAGCTTCATAAAAGAAAGAATTCAGGCAAGTCCTGAGATTGGTATTATACTTGGAACCGGTCTTGGAGGCCTGGTTAACGAAATTGAAATAATTGATTCGATACCCTATACCGATATTCCGAATTTTCCGGTGTCGACAGTTGACGGACATGCCGGCCGGTTAATATACGGCAAACTGGGTAATAAGGAAGTGTTGGCCATGCAAGGTCGCTTTCATTATTACGAAGGTTACGATATGAAAGAGGTTACCTTTCCGGTGCGGGTAATGAAATTTGTTGGTGTAAAAAATCTTTTTGTTTCCAATGCCAGTGGCGGATTAAACCCCGATTGGCAGGTTGGCGCAATTGTATTGCTTACCGATCATATTAATTTCTTCCCCGATCATCCGCTGCGTGGTAAAAACCAGGAGGAACTCGGACCGCGTTTCCCGGATATGAGTAAGGCATACAGCCAGCGTTTGCGCAACAAGGCTAAGCTTATTGCTCTGCAAAACGGTATTGATGTAAAAGAAGGTGTTTATGTAGGCGTTTCGGGGCCTACCTTTGAAACTCCTGCCGAATATAAAATGTTCCGCATTTTGGGTGGCGACATTGTGGGGATGTCAACCGTGCCCGAGGTAATTGTTGCCCGACACATGGACATGCGCGTTTTTGGAATTTCAATTGTAACCGACAGCGGAGTACCCGGTGAGATTGTTGAAATATCGCACGAAGAAGTGCAGGAAGTTGCAATGAAAGCAGAACCGAATATGACTCTGATTATGAAAGAACTAATACAGAGTATTGAGTAG
- a CDS encoding SMP-30/gluconolactonase/LRE family protein, whose protein sequence is MKNLGFILIMALALFSCTENKTKTAELVLDSQSVLGEGAIWNYKTGELMWVDIKKEILNIYNPASAFNKEMFTGQMIGTVVPAESGNALVALQKGIYFFDIETGSKKLLAAPEPDKPANRFNDGKCDPSGRFWAGTISTKGEREVAALYRFDPDTSIHKMVDKVSISNGIVWSGDKTKMYYIDTPTHKVMAYDYDDTTGEISNPRVALTIPNELGGPDGMTIDENDNLWIALWGGSAVGCWNPESGELIDKIEVPAKNVTSCAFGDNDLGTLYITSARQNTSPEELEKWPHAGGVFKFRPGVKGVQAFYFNDVN, encoded by the coding sequence GTGAAAAATTTAGGTTTTATTTTAATAATGGCACTTGCGCTTTTTAGTTGTACCGAAAACAAAACTAAAACTGCAGAATTGGTGCTCGATTCGCAATCGGTATTGGGCGAGGGAGCCATCTGGAATTACAAAACCGGCGAGTTAATGTGGGTAGATATAAAAAAGGAGATTCTGAATATTTATAATCCGGCATCGGCTTTTAACAAAGAAATGTTTACCGGGCAAATGATTGGAACCGTAGTGCCTGCCGAAAGTGGTAATGCTCTGGTGGCTTTACAAAAAGGCATTTATTTTTTCGACATTGAAACCGGGAGTAAAAAGTTACTGGCTGCCCCTGAACCCGATAAGCCTGCCAACCGGTTTAATGATGGGAAGTGCGACCCTTCAGGAAGGTTCTGGGCCGGAACGATAAGTACCAAAGGCGAGCGCGAAGTGGCCGCATTGTACCGCTTCGATCCGGATACCTCAATTCATAAAATGGTGGATAAGGTGAGTATTTCAAATGGCATTGTTTGGTCGGGCGACAAAACAAAAATGTACTACATTGATACGCCTACCCACAAAGTTATGGCTTACGATTATGACGACACCACAGGTGAAATCTCAAATCCACGAGTGGCCCTAACTATCCCAAACGAATTGGGTGGCCCCGATGGAATGACCATCGACGAAAACGATAACCTTTGGATAGCCCTTTGGGGAGGTTCGGCAGTTGGCTGCTGGAATCCCGAAAGTGGAGAGCTGATTGATAAAATTGAAGTTCCGGCAAAAAATGTCACCTCGTGTGCCTTTGGCGATAACGACCTTGGAACACTCTACATTACCTCGGCCCGGCAAAATACCAGCCCCGAAGAACTGGAAAAATGGCCACATGCCGGTGGTGTGTTTAAGTTTAGACCCGGTGTTAAAGGCGTGCAGGCTTTTTATTTTAACGATGTAAACTAA
- a CDS encoding PrsW family glutamic-type intramembrane protease, with protein sequence MNLLVLALAPVVIIAAYIYFRDKYEKEPLRLLFFALLAGGLTVIPILFLEGFLDRFTLQFPGLLSAAWKAFVVAAFSEELFKYLALYLLIWKSPEFNEKFDGIVYATYVSLGFAAVENVLYVMDGGLSTGLMRAVTAVPAHAIFGITMGFYFGLAKFYEKEQKILKQKALLLPLVLHGIYDFILFTEIAWLTIVFVGFVVYLYVSGLKRMRELSKQSIYNTDYNLLNDKLGKSK encoded by the coding sequence ATGAATCTGCTTGTATTGGCACTTGCGCCTGTTGTTATTATTGCCGCCTATATTTATTTTCGCGATAAATACGAAAAGGAACCTCTACGCCTCTTGTTTTTTGCATTGTTGGCCGGAGGGCTTACTGTTATTCCAATTCTTTTTCTTGAAGGTTTTTTAGACCGGTTTACCCTGCAATTTCCAGGATTGCTTTCGGCAGCATGGAAAGCATTTGTGGTGGCCGCTTTTTCTGAAGAACTTTTTAAATACCTGGCCTTGTATCTCCTGATCTGGAAAAGCCCCGAGTTTAACGAAAAATTTGATGGCATTGTTTATGCCACCTACGTGTCGTTAGGGTTTGCGGCAGTTGAGAATGTACTGTACGTAATGGATGGCGGATTAAGCACCGGACTTATGCGGGCGGTAACTGCTGTGCCGGCGCATGCTATTTTCGGAATTACCATGGGTTTTTATTTTGGCCTGGCAAAATTTTACGAAAAGGAACAGAAAATACTCAAGCAGAAAGCGCTGTTGTTACCCCTTGTTTTACATGGTATTTACGATTTTATTTTGTTTACCGAAATTGCCTGGTTAACAATAGTTTTTGTGGGGTTTGTGGTTTACCTCTATGTTTCGGGCCTTAAACGTATGCGCGAACTTTCGAAACAATCGATTTACAACACCGATTATAATTTATTGAACGACAAACTGGGGAAATCAAAGTAG
- a CDS encoding pyridoxal-phosphate dependent enzyme has product MDIPNYINVEQAHKIVQKYAHRTPVMSSASINKIVGAELYFKCENLQKVGAFKFRGACNAVFSLSEEEAQKGVATHSSGNHAAALALAARMRGIDAHIVMPENSPEIKKKAVAGYGAKITFCKPTLQARESTLAKVIEETGATEIHPYNNFYVIAGQGTATKELIEDKGKFDIIIAPVGGGGLLSGTAISSKQLLPACKVIAAEPDGADDAYRSFHSKKWVPSENPKTIADGLLTSLGERNFKIILDKVDDVVTVSEESIVEAMRMIWERMKIIIEPSSAVPLAAILEKKVDVPGKKVGIILSGGNLDLGKLPF; this is encoded by the coding sequence ATGGATATTCCTAATTATATCAACGTTGAACAGGCTCACAAAATCGTACAAAAATATGCCCATCGTACACCGGTGATGTCGTCGGCAAGTATTAATAAAATTGTCGGAGCCGAGTTGTATTTTAAATGCGAAAATCTGCAAAAGGTAGGAGCATTTAAATTTCGGGGAGCGTGTAATGCCGTGTTTTCGTTAAGTGAAGAAGAAGCGCAAAAAGGTGTGGCCACACATTCGTCGGGAAACCATGCCGCAGCACTGGCGCTTGCAGCCCGTATGCGTGGCATTGATGCGCATATTGTAATGCCCGAAAATTCACCCGAAATAAAAAAGAAAGCCGTGGCCGGATATGGCGCAAAAATTACCTTTTGCAAACCTACTTTGCAGGCACGCGAAAGTACGCTGGCAAAAGTGATTGAAGAAACCGGAGCAACAGAAATTCATCCCTACAATAATTTTTATGTAATTGCCGGACAAGGAACAGCCACCAAAGAATTGATTGAAGACAAAGGCAAATTCGATATTATTATAGCACCGGTTGGTGGTGGCGGTTTATTAAGCGGAACAGCTATTTCAAGCAAACAATTGTTGCCCGCCTGCAAAGTTATTGCTGCCGAACCGGACGGAGCCGATGACGCTTATCGTTCGTTTCATTCTAAAAAATGGGTGCCTTCCGAAAATCCGAAAACAATTGCCGACGGTTTGCTGACTTCGTTAGGCGAACGGAATTTCAAAATAATACTCGACAAAGTAGATGATGTCGTTACCGTTTCGGAAGAAAGTATAGTGGAAGCCATGCGCATGATTTGGGAGCGCATGAAAATAATTATCGAACCATCTTCGGCTGTGCCATTGGCTGCTATCCTCGAAAAGAAAGTGGATGTGCCGGGCAAAAAAGTAGGTATTATTCTTTCGGGTGGTAATCTGGATTTAGGGAAGTTGCCGTTTTAA
- the cls gene encoding cardiolipin synthase has protein sequence MFDWSQFWNWFYFIFLLTAIPVALMIILEKRSPFKTAAWILVLILLPIFGVVFYLVFGQEYRKRKMFSRRGIKSLKELRRLSTEQLKNIEQKQLISKAGLNNQAQLIRLLLNNSDSLLTTGNTLKLLKDGEETFENIFYAIEQARHHIHLEYYIFEDDKIGNRLKNLLIKKRNEGVEVRIIIDDVGSWGLSRRFFKTFQANNIEIHPFMEVRFPRFTSRVNYRNHRKIIVIDGKTGFIGGVNIADRYLEGLNGIGAWRDTHLQINGDAATTLQVIFAADWYFITKENLYGNNYFPPFSDAPGVPVQISASGPDYSWKSIEQAFFAAITTARKKIYLVTPYLMPPQELKTALKTAALSQVDVRIIIPEKSDARLSKWCSFAYVEELLEAGVRIFLYQNGFIHSKYLLVDDVISSVGTSNFDFRSFETNFEANAFIYQKAFTDQLEEHFLSDLQHCREVRYREWRKRPIIYKVRESLAHIISPMF, from the coding sequence ATGTTTGATTGGAGTCAATTCTGGAACTGGTTTTATTTTATTTTTCTGCTCACAGCTATTCCTGTTGCGCTCATGATTATTCTGGAAAAACGCTCGCCTTTTAAAACTGCCGCCTGGATTCTGGTACTTATTCTGCTCCCCATTTTTGGTGTGGTTTTTTACCTGGTTTTCGGGCAGGAATACCGGAAGCGCAAAATGTTTTCGCGGCGGGGCATTAAAAGCCTCAAAGAGCTGCGCCGGTTGAGTACAGAACAACTTAAAAATATCGAACAGAAACAACTCATTTCAAAAGCAGGCCTTAACAATCAGGCGCAACTTATTCGTTTACTGTTAAACAATTCCGACTCGTTGCTAACCACGGGCAACACCCTTAAACTTTTAAAAGACGGAGAAGAAACATTCGAAAATATATTTTATGCCATTGAGCAGGCCCGTCACCATATTCACCTTGAATATTACATTTTTGAGGATGACAAAATTGGCAACCGCCTAAAAAATTTACTGATAAAAAAACGCAACGAAGGTGTTGAAGTACGCATTATAATTGACGATGTTGGCAGCTGGGGGCTATCCAGGCGCTTTTTCAAAACTTTTCAGGCAAACAACATCGAAATTCACCCATTTATGGAGGTTCGGTTTCCACGTTTTACATCGCGGGTAAACTACCGCAACCACCGTAAAATTATTGTTATTGATGGAAAAACGGGCTTTATTGGCGGGGTAAATATTGCCGACCGCTACCTTGAAGGACTTAATGGCATAGGGGCCTGGCGCGACACTCACCTGCAAATAAATGGCGATGCTGCAACAACCCTGCAGGTTATTTTTGCTGCCGATTGGTATTTTATTACGAAAGAAAACCTTTACGGCAATAATTATTTCCCTCCTTTTTCTGATGCACCGGGCGTTCCTGTACAAATTTCGGCCAGTGGCCCCGATTACAGCTGGAAAAGTATTGAGCAGGCCTTTTTTGCTGCCATTACTACCGCACGAAAAAAAATATACCTGGTTACCCCCTACCTTATGCCACCGCAAGAACTTAAAACGGCTTTAAAAACCGCTGCCCTTAGCCAGGTTGATGTGCGCATTATCATCCCCGAAAAATCAGATGCCAGGCTTTCAAAATGGTGTTCGTTTGCTTATGTAGAAGAACTTCTTGAGGCAGGCGTTCGTATTTTCCTCTACCAAAACGGATTTATACACAGCAAGTACCTGCTGGTTGACGATGTTATTTCAAGTGTTGGAACCAGCAATTTCGATTTCCGTAGTTTCGAGACCAATTTTGAGGCCAATGCATTTATCTACCAGAAAGCATTTACCGACCAACTGGAAGAGCACTTTTTAAGCGATTTGCAACATTGCCGCGAGGTACGATACCGCGAATGGCGCAAACGCCCTATTATTTATAAAGTTCGCGAATCGCTGGCCCATATTATTAGCCCGATGTTTTGA
- a CDS encoding DUF6146 family protein: MKKLTNIFLWAITGSFLLIYACSGTKNSAKSEKSSIEVSAEDSVEYDVETFNAKFDMWYERQNTPAAYRTQTYYENWNRQYVSAWNAKCATASSSWTFEPVVGYNPTEDYGFEMNHKLFYYFMYVENVLKVKIIPGGPKLTFY; the protein is encoded by the coding sequence ATGAAAAAATTAACAAACATATTTCTTTGGGCTATTACTGGTAGTTTCTTGCTCATTTACGCATGTTCAGGTACAAAAAATAGTGCCAAATCAGAAAAATCGAGCATTGAGGTAAGTGCTGAGGATAGTGTTGAGTACGACGTTGAAACGTTTAATGCAAAATTTGATATGTGGTACGAACGGCAAAACACTCCGGCCGCATACCGTACGCAAACCTACTACGAAAACTGGAACAGGCAATATGTTTCTGCCTGGAATGCAAAATGCGCAACGGCATCGTCAAGCTGGACCTTTGAACCCGTGGTAGGTTACAATCCAACAGAAGATTACGGCTTTGAAATGAACCATAAGCTGTTTTACTATTTTATGTACGTTGAGAATGTGCTAAAAGTAAAAATTATCCCGGGTGGGCCTAAGCTCACTTTTTATTAG
- the ribD gene encoding bifunctional diaminohydroxyphosphoribosylaminopyrimidine deaminase/5-amino-6-(5-phosphoribosylamino)uracil reductase RibD, producing the protein MTTDEKYMARCIQLAKKGSGAVSPNPMVGCVIVYQGQVIGEGYHQKYGQAHAEVNAINAVDNPEQLKSSTIYVSLEPCAHFGLTPPCSDLIIRKQIPKVVIGSIDPFAQVAGKGIEKLRKAGLEVKTGVLKKECDELNRRFFTFHRKKRPYILLKWAQTTDGFIDIDRKVEAYGEPTWITGSEALLSVHKMRAAEDAILVGTNTAEKDNPSLTVRHCSGKNPLRIVIDRNLRLEKTLHLFNNASDTLIINGIKNRVEEKTSYVKIDFSENILPQLMNVLHQKNVLSLIVEGGRQLLNSFITDDLWDEAHIYTGNKTFGRGIKAPEINHLQGVRSQLGNDTLLLVSNATNKK; encoded by the coding sequence ATGACAACCGACGAAAAATACATGGCCCGTTGCATCCAACTGGCTAAAAAAGGGTCAGGTGCTGTTTCGCCAAATCCAATGGTTGGCTGCGTTATTGTTTACCAGGGGCAAGTTATTGGCGAAGGATACCATCAAAAATATGGCCAGGCGCATGCAGAAGTGAATGCCATAAATGCAGTTGACAACCCGGAACAACTAAAATCAAGTACCATTTATGTTTCGTTAGAACCCTGTGCCCATTTTGGGTTAACCCCTCCCTGCTCCGACCTGATTATCAGAAAACAAATACCAAAGGTTGTAATTGGCAGTATCGATCCGTTTGCCCAGGTGGCCGGTAAGGGGATTGAAAAACTTCGCAAAGCCGGCCTTGAGGTGAAAACAGGAGTATTAAAAAAAGAATGCGACGAGCTAAACCGACGTTTTTTTACTTTTCACCGGAAGAAGCGCCCGTATATTTTACTTAAGTGGGCACAAACTACCGATGGCTTTATTGATATCGACCGCAAGGTGGAAGCTTACGGAGAACCTACCTGGATAACCGGTTCTGAAGCCTTGCTTAGCGTGCATAAAATGAGGGCTGCTGAAGATGCCATTCTGGTTGGTACCAACACGGCCGAAAAAGACAACCCCTCGCTAACGGTGCGGCATTGCAGTGGAAAAAATCCGCTGCGTATAGTTATTGATCGTAATTTACGACTGGAAAAAACACTACACCTGTTTAATAACGCAAGCGATACGCTTATTATTAACGGAATTAAAAACCGGGTTGAAGAAAAAACAAGCTATGTTAAAATTGATTTTTCGGAAAATATTCTGCCACAACTAATGAATGTGTTGCACCAGAAAAACGTATTATCGCTAATTGTTGAAGGAGGAAGGCAGCTATTAAACAGTTTTATAACTGATGATTTATGGGATGAAGCCCACATTTATACAGGCAATAAAACATTTGGCAGAGGCATAAAAGCACCGGAGATAAATCATTTACAAGGCGTACGCTCACAATTGGGCAACGACACACTTTTGCTTGTAAGCAATGCCACTAATAAAAAGTGA